In Desulfosalsimonas propionicica, one DNA window encodes the following:
- a CDS encoding UDP-N-acetylmuramoyl-L-alanyl-D-glutamate--2,6-diaminopimelate ligase produces the protein MKLSTLMAAVNAGQGADDRQQEIQEVEITGIQYRSDRVSPGDLFVALPGQSRDGHDFVEDAAARGAAAVVTRKSMNLNIPVLVVRDARDALAKAAARFYDHPSEKLTLIGITGTNGKTTTAMLLEHMLRRSGLPTGMIGTINYHYEGKSFKSRLTTPEASDLQHILANMAAAGVSHVIMEASSHGVALQRVAGCRFSLGIFTNLSQDHLDFHGNMEAYWEAKKAFFTRYLREPGSVAVINTDDKKGRELADILGQKRCIRTGLGNGSRVYPSGLSFDQHGIYGRLHLQSASFPFHSPLAGQFNLENILCAAAAAEVMGIAPRAICEAIETFSMVPGRLERIPNTLDRHVFVDFSHTPAALKNVLLTLREIIPGRIICVFGCGGDRDRGKRPQMGEIVARYADLAVVTSDNPRTEEPGDIIVDIVKGIHDARQLPPLQVGPEFEQGSFTVEPDRKKAIRLGIRASHPGDAVLIAGKGHETYQIIGHQTLAFDDRLEAQQVLAWEMDDVADTLDH, from the coding sequence ATGAAGCTTTCAACACTCATGGCTGCCGTCAATGCCGGTCAGGGAGCCGATGATCGGCAGCAGGAAATTCAGGAAGTTGAAATAACAGGCATTCAGTATCGTTCCGACCGGGTGAGTCCGGGTGATCTCTTTGTCGCCTTACCCGGTCAAAGCCGTGACGGGCATGATTTTGTCGAGGATGCGGCAGCCAGGGGGGCGGCCGCAGTGGTGACCCGAAAATCCATGAATTTAAATATTCCCGTGCTTGTGGTCAGGGATGCCCGCGATGCCCTGGCAAAGGCCGCGGCCCGGTTTTATGATCATCCGTCTGAAAAGCTCACCCTTATCGGCATAACAGGCACCAACGGAAAGACCACCACTGCGATGCTCCTGGAGCACATGCTCAGGCGAAGCGGCTTGCCCACCGGTATGATCGGCACAATTAACTATCATTACGAAGGCAAGAGCTTTAAAAGCCGCCTGACCACGCCGGAGGCATCGGATCTCCAGCATATTCTGGCAAATATGGCCGCCGCCGGGGTTTCCCACGTGATCATGGAAGCGTCCTCCCACGGAGTGGCGCTTCAGCGGGTTGCCGGATGCCGGTTTTCCCTGGGCATTTTTACCAACCTGTCCCAGGATCATCTGGATTTTCATGGAAACATGGAAGCGTACTGGGAAGCCAAAAAGGCATTTTTCACCCGTTATCTCCGGGAGCCGGGATCCGTGGCAGTGATCAACACAGATGACAAAAAGGGCCGGGAACTGGCCGATATCCTGGGTCAGAAGCGTTGCATCCGGACCGGGCTGGGAAACGGCAGCCGGGTTTACCCCTCCGGCCTGAGTTTTGATCAGCACGGGATCTACGGCCGCCTGCATCTGCAAAGCGCTTCGTTTCCCTTTCATTCGCCCCTGGCCGGTCAGTTCAACCTGGAAAACATTCTCTGTGCGGCTGCAGCCGCAGAAGTCATGGGAATCGCGCCACGGGCGATTTGCGAGGCAATTGAGACATTTTCCATGGTGCCCGGTCGTCTTGAACGGATACCCAATACCCTGGACCGGCATGTGTTCGTGGATTTCTCCCACACCCCCGCAGCGCTGAAAAATGTTTTGCTGACGTTAAGGGAAATCATTCCGGGCCGGATTATCTGCGTTTTTGGATGCGGCGGGGACCGGGACCGGGGCAAACGCCCGCAAATGGGTGAAATTGTGGCCAGGTACGCGGATCTGGCGGTCGTGACATCCGATAATCCGCGCACAGAAGAGCCCGGCGACATTATCGTCGATATTGTAAAGGGCATTCATGACGCCAGGCAGTTGCCGCCCCTGCAGGTGGGACCGGAGTTTGAGCAAGGCAGTTTTACAGTCGAGCCGGACCGGAAAAAAGCCATCCGGCTGGGGATTCGGGCCTCCCATCCCGGAGATGCGGTGCTGATTGCCGGCAAGGGACATGAAACCTATCAAATCATCGGGCACCAGACCCTGGCTTTTGATGACCGGCTGGAAGCCCAACAGGTGCTGGCATGGGAAATGGACGATGTCGCTGATACCCTGGACCATTGA
- the mraY gene encoding phospho-N-acetylmuramoyl-pentapeptide-transferase has translation MLYHLFYALQTEVSAFNVFRYITFRTIYAGLTAFLICFVFGPWMIRLLQEKQIGQYIRRLGPASHQDKAGTPTMGGVLVLPAALFSTLLWVDWRNDYIWVVLLVTTAYFLIGFTDDYLKQIQKRNRGLRAWQKFSFQIAVAAAAGWLLYSHPGFSSQITIPFFKGISPDLGLFYILFAVFVIVGTSNAVNLTDGLDGLAIGPVIIAAGTYMLFAYVAGHIRIAEYLQINYVAGCGEITIFCGALAGAGLGFLWFNAYPAQIFMGDVGSLPLGAALGTVAIITKQEILMIIVGGVFVIEAVSVMLQVGFFKLTSGKRVFRMAPLHHHFELKGWAEPKVIVRFWILAIMLALVAISTLKLR, from the coding sequence ATGCTTTATCATTTGTTTTATGCGCTTCAAACTGAGGTTTCGGCGTTTAACGTGTTTCGCTACATCACGTTCCGAACCATTTATGCCGGTTTGACAGCATTTTTAATCTGCTTTGTGTTCGGCCCCTGGATGATCCGGCTGCTGCAGGAAAAACAGATCGGTCAGTATATCCGCCGGCTCGGCCCTGCCTCTCACCAGGACAAGGCCGGAACCCCCACCATGGGCGGGGTGCTGGTGCTGCCGGCGGCATTGTTTTCAACCCTGCTGTGGGTGGACTGGCGAAATGATTATATCTGGGTGGTGCTTTTGGTGACCACAGCCTATTTTCTGATCGGTTTTACGGATGATTATCTCAAGCAGATCCAGAAAAGAAACCGCGGGCTTCGGGCATGGCAGAAATTTTCATTCCAGATTGCCGTGGCTGCGGCTGCCGGCTGGCTGCTTTACAGTCACCCGGGGTTTTCCAGCCAGATCACCATTCCGTTTTTCAAGGGGATTTCTCCGGATCTGGGGCTGTTTTATATTTTATTTGCTGTGTTTGTCATCGTGGGCACATCCAATGCGGTCAACCTCACAGACGGCCTCGACGGCCTGGCCATCGGGCCGGTGATTATTGCAGCGGGAACTTACATGTTGTTCGCCTATGTTGCCGGTCACATCCGTATCGCCGAATACCTGCAGATCAATTATGTGGCCGGCTGCGGAGAAATTACGATTTTTTGCGGAGCCCTGGCCGGTGCCGGCCTGGGCTTTTTGTGGTTTAACGCCTATCCGGCCCAGATTTTCATGGGCGATGTGGGCTCTCTGCCTCTGGGCGCAGCCCTGGGCACCGTGGCCATCATTACCAAGCAGGAAATTTTGATGATCATTGTGGGCGGTGTGTTTGTCATCGAGGCGGTGTCGGTGATGCTCCAGGTGGGGTTTTTCAAGCTCACCAGCGGAAAGCGCGTTTTTCGCATGGCCCCCCTGCACCATCATTTCGAGCTCAAGGGATGGGCCGAACCCAAGGTGATTGTGCGCTTCTGGATCCTGGCCATCATGCTGGCCCTGGTGGCCATTTCAACATTGAAATTGCGGTAA
- a CDS encoding peptidoglycan D,D-transpeptidase FtsI family protein → MKKSRQKEEKPNQTPGRNRRILMAGLVLAACYLTIAGKAVYLQVFEDTRLKSRASGEYSGSAEFREKRGTIYDVNLRELAASTRVVSIGAHPARIENPKKAASEIARHLDMDAAKLAGRLNTDRPFVWIRRDAAPERARELKNQFGNSLALFDNYSRVYPNKTLGAQILGFVGVDGNGLEGLEYYYDRQLTGAVRESTFIRDALGRIFQQSEAKSGQGPGNNLVLTIDRNIQYIAEEALKKTVLKFNGDSGMAMVMDPRTGAVRAMAHYPGFNPNAFTRFPRQTWRNRAITDAFEPGSTLKVFLAAAALESGRCSPGTRVDCEDGSYTVGGHTLRDLHPNENLTLAEVIKYSSNIGAVKIAERIGPENLYKTLSDFGFGEKTGIDCPGEAEGRLRHYRNWRPVDHATIAFGQGLSVSAVQLLSGVSAIANHGVLMKPRMVEAITDANGLVVKSFEPEVRRRVVTETTARKVKDMMQSVTQPDGTGSQASPRGFRVCGKTGTAQILNSDGTYEDSDYNAIFVGFAPAGSPELAVLVMVKDPKVSHYGGVVAAPAFAEIVRESFNYMNIAPARELLDHTRAEKEGA, encoded by the coding sequence ATGAAAAAAAGCCGCCAAAAAGAAGAAAAACCAAACCAGACCCCTGGCAGAAACCGCCGCATCCTGATGGCGGGTCTGGTGCTTGCGGCCTGTTACCTGACCATTGCCGGCAAGGCGGTTTATCTGCAGGTTTTTGAAGACACCCGGTTAAAAAGCCGGGCTTCCGGGGAGTATAGCGGTTCGGCGGAGTTCCGGGAAAAGCGCGGCACCATTTATGACGTCAATCTGCGGGAGCTGGCGGCCAGCACCCGCGTGGTATCCATCGGCGCACATCCGGCCAGGATCGAAAACCCGAAAAAAGCAGCCTCGGAAATCGCCCGGCACCTGGACATGGATGCCGCGAAACTCGCCGGCCGGTTAAACACGGACCGGCCCTTTGTATGGATCCGGCGGGATGCGGCACCCGAGCGGGCACGAGAACTCAAAAACCAGTTCGGCAACAGCCTTGCCCTGTTTGACAATTATTCCCGTGTTTATCCCAACAAGACACTGGGGGCGCAAATCCTCGGGTTTGTCGGTGTGGACGGCAACGGGCTCGAAGGCCTGGAATATTACTATGACCGGCAGCTAACCGGTGCTGTGCGGGAGTCGACTTTTATCCGGGATGCCCTGGGACGGATTTTCCAGCAATCCGAGGCAAAATCCGGGCAGGGGCCCGGCAATAACCTGGTGCTCACCATTGACCGCAATATCCAGTACATCGCAGAAGAGGCACTGAAAAAAACCGTTCTTAAGTTCAACGGAGATTCCGGCATGGCCATGGTCATGGATCCCCGGACAGGAGCGGTGCGCGCCATGGCCCATTACCCGGGTTTTAACCCCAACGCCTTTACGCGGTTTCCCAGACAGACCTGGCGCAACCGCGCCATAACCGATGCATTCGAGCCCGGCTCCACCCTGAAGGTATTTCTGGCCGCAGCCGCCCTTGAATCCGGCCGCTGTTCCCCCGGGACCCGGGTGGACTGCGAGGACGGCAGTTATACTGTAGGGGGGCATACCTTGCGGGATCTCCATCCCAACGAGAATCTTACCTTAGCGGAGGTGATCAAATATTCCAGCAATATCGGGGCGGTGAAAATCGCCGAGCGAATCGGACCGGAAAACCTTTATAAAACGCTTTCCGATTTTGGATTTGGTGAAAAAACCGGCATTGACTGTCCCGGGGAGGCAGAAGGCCGGCTTCGGCATTACCGGAACTGGCGTCCCGTGGATCATGCCACCATCGCATTCGGCCAGGGGCTTTCCGTGTCTGCAGTTCAGCTGCTTTCGGGCGTATCGGCCATTGCCAACCACGGTGTGCTGATGAAGCCGCGCATGGTCGAGGCCATCACCGATGCCAACGGCCTGGTTGTGAAAAGTTTCGAGCCTGAGGTCAGACGCAGGGTGGTCACGGAAACCACGGCCCGTAAGGTGAAAGATATGATGCAATCGGTCACGCAACCCGATGGCACAGGCTCTCAAGCCTCTCCCCGGGGCTTTCGGGTATGCGGCAAGACCGGAACCGCCCAGATTTTAAATTCAGACGGCACGTATGAAGACAGCGATTACAACGCCATTTTTGTGGGTTTCGCCCCGGCCGGGTCTCCGGAACTGGCTGTGCTGGTGATGGTCAAAGACCCCAAGGTGAGCCATTACGGCGGCGTAGTGGCGGCCCCGGCCTTTGCCGAGATTGTCAGGGAATCTTTTAATTATATGAACATTGCCCCGGCCCGTGAATTATTGGATCATACCAGGGCTGAAAAGGAGGGGGCATGA
- the murD gene encoding UDP-N-acetylmuramoyl-L-alanine--D-glutamate ligase: MKTIRDKHITVVGLGKTGQALAGFLNARGAKVTAVDRSPESALGDIPARLRRAGVEVVLGEHDPAAFESSDLIVLSPGVPHTLESVVRAQNAGVPVTGEIELASWFIHTPIVAVTGTNGKTTVTRLIGEMLNASGLNAFVGGNLGTPLISYAHGPMDADVVVAEISSFQLDTADMFHPGVGVLLNITADHLDRYPNLRAYGRSKAKIFARQTRADIAVLNRGDDLIMELTRDIAAAKCLFNQEEDAACGAWIENAQMRVKTPEHGEMTIAATEVPLPGRHNMENATAAALAALAAGASREGVLRGLREFVADPHRLQFVGRFHGVDYYDDSKATNVDAVVRAVAAVSFPVVLILGGRDKGGGYEDLVPVVKDRVRALVLLGEASAAIERELGGLVQSVRTDSMDAAVAAAADLAEAGNTVLLSPACASFDLYDNYAQRGEDFQRAVKQTGKRADGSQADNT; the protein is encoded by the coding sequence GTGAAAACGATCAGGGACAAACATATCACGGTGGTGGGCCTGGGAAAAACCGGCCAGGCCCTGGCCGGGTTTTTAAACGCGCGCGGGGCAAAGGTGACAGCCGTGGACCGCTCGCCGGAATCAGCCCTGGGTGATATTCCGGCCCGCCTGCGCCGGGCGGGGGTGGAAGTGGTTTTAGGCGAGCATGACCCGGCCGCCTTTGAAAGCTCGGATCTGATCGTACTCAGCCCGGGTGTGCCCCATACCCTAGAATCCGTGGTGCGTGCGCAAAATGCCGGAGTGCCGGTTACCGGTGAAATCGAGCTGGCCTCCTGGTTTATCCATACGCCCATTGTGGCCGTGACCGGGACCAACGGCAAAACCACCGTGACGCGTCTGATCGGGGAAATGCTCAACGCTTCGGGTTTGAATGCCTTTGTGGGCGGCAATCTCGGCACACCGCTGATTTCTTATGCCCACGGGCCCATGGATGCGGATGTGGTGGTGGCGGAAATCAGTTCTTTTCAGCTCGACACCGCGGATATGTTTCATCCCGGGGTGGGCGTTTTGCTCAACATTACCGCAGATCACCTGGACCGGTATCCGAACCTGCGGGCCTACGGCCGATCCAAGGCAAAAATCTTTGCCCGGCAGACCAGGGCCGACATTGCCGTGTTAAACCGTGGCGATGATTTGATCATGGAGCTGACCCGGGACATCGCTGCGGCAAAATGCCTGTTTAATCAGGAGGAAGATGCGGCCTGCGGAGCCTGGATCGAAAATGCGCAAATGCGCGTCAAAACCCCGGAACACGGGGAGATGACCATAGCGGCAACGGAGGTGCCCCTTCCGGGCCGGCACAACATGGAAAACGCGACGGCCGCGGCCCTGGCCGCCCTGGCTGCTGGCGCAAGCCGGGAAGGGGTCTTGCGCGGTCTGCGCGAATTTGTCGCCGATCCCCACAGACTCCAGTTTGTGGGACGGTTCCATGGGGTGGATTATTACGATGATTCCAAGGCCACCAACGTGGACGCCGTGGTCCGCGCCGTGGCTGCGGTGTCTTTTCCGGTGGTTCTTATTCTTGGCGGACGGGACAAAGGCGGGGGATACGAAGATCTGGTCCCTGTTGTAAAAGATCGGGTCAGGGCCCTTGTGCTGCTGGGCGAAGCTTCTGCGGCCATAGAGCGGGAACTGGGCGGGCTTGTGCAATCCGTCCGCACGGATTCCATGGACGCGGCCGTGGCCGCTGCCGCGGATTTGGCAGAGGCCGGAAATACGGTGCTGCTTTCACCTGCGTGCGCCAGTTTTGACTTGTATGACAATTATGCCCAAAGGGGGGAAGATTTCCAGCGGGCCGTGAAACAGACAGGAAAAAGGGCAGATGGCAGCCAGGCCGACAACACATAA
- the murG gene encoding undecaprenyldiphospho-muramoylpentapeptide beta-N-acetylglucosaminyltransferase, with protein MNQDASNQSGLSGEQSPPARPLRLMIAGAGTGGHLFPAIAVAEEIMRMFPGSQVMFVTTGKPIEQTVLAGRSFEIAQISAGGLKGMGLLQKGRSLMLLPRGFWKSLCLIRSFAPDAVLGMGGYSAAPVILAAFLRRVPRLIHEQNRIAGMTNQWLSRLARRVLVSFEDTRISCRPGKIRFTGHPVRHQIREVAENRGMRVHEGGQKLFTVAVLGGSQGARRINAAVVEAFSQIKEPGRFFVIHQTGPHDEESVRRAYVRMGVDSAVSAFFRDMASVYEQADLAVCRAGAATLAEIAAVGLPALLVPYPYAADNHQVHNAEVPAKAGAAEMIPEKDLSPSWLAEYLQACADNTGGRFEKACLAARSLGRPRAAAAVINEILEAAGRKRVLDSSNT; from the coding sequence ATGAATCAGGACGCAAGCAATCAATCCGGACTTTCCGGCGAGCAAAGCCCGCCGGCCCGGCCCCTGCGGCTGATGATCGCCGGTGCGGGAACAGGCGGACACCTGTTTCCGGCAATTGCCGTGGCCGAAGAGATCATGCGCATGTTTCCGGGCTCGCAGGTGATGTTTGTGACAACCGGAAAGCCCATTGAACAGACTGTGCTGGCCGGCCGCTCTTTTGAGATCGCGCAGATTTCCGCAGGCGGGCTTAAGGGCATGGGCCTGCTGCAAAAGGGTCGGTCCCTGATGCTGCTGCCCCGGGGTTTCTGGAAGTCTCTATGCCTGATTCGCAGCTTTGCCCCGGACGCAGTGCTGGGAATGGGGGGGTATTCAGCCGCCCCCGTGATCCTGGCGGCATTCTTGCGGCGGGTTCCCAGGCTGATCCATGAGCAGAACCGTATTGCCGGCATGACCAATCAATGGCTGAGCCGGCTGGCCCGCCGCGTGCTGGTTTCATTTGAAGATACCCGGATTTCATGCCGTCCCGGTAAAATCCGTTTCACCGGTCACCCCGTGCGGCATCAGATCCGGGAGGTTGCGGAAAATCGCGGCATGCGCGTCCATGAAGGGGGGCAAAAGCTTTTTACCGTGGCCGTGCTCGGCGGCAGCCAGGGCGCCAGGCGCATCAATGCGGCCGTGGTTGAAGCGTTTTCGCAGATAAAGGAACCCGGGCGGTTTTTCGTGATTCACCAGACCGGGCCCCATGACGAGGAGTCCGTGCGCCGGGCCTATGTGCGCATGGGTGTGGACTCAGCAGTTTCCGCCTTTTTCCGGGATATGGCGTCGGTTTATGAGCAGGCCGATCTTGCGGTGTGCCGGGCAGGGGCGGCCACACTGGCAGAAATCGCAGCGGTGGGTCTGCCGGCGCTGCTGGTTCCTTATCCGTATGCAGCCGACAATCACCAGGTGCATAACGCAGAAGTCCCGGCAAAGGCCGGGGCCGCGGAAATGATTCCTGAAAAGGATTTATCCCCGTCCTGGCTGGCCGAATACCTTCAGGCCTGTGCGGATAATACCGGCGGCCGGTTTGAAAAGGCCTGCCTTGCCGCCCGAAGCCTTGGCCGGCCCCGGGCGGCTGCGGCCGTGATCAATGAGATCCTGGAAGCCGCGGGGCGAAAACGGGTTTTGGATTCATCCAACACATAG
- a CDS encoding UDP-N-acetylmuramoyl-tripeptide--D-alanyl-D-alanine ligase, with protein sequence MSLIPWTIEDITAATAGDVVNAGHRTDFSGVGIDSRDIAGNDIFAAIVGPRHDGHDFLQQVLDAGVSCIICCRDRLGSLPVADWKRQGVACIAVDDTIRALGDMAAYQRRRAQISVVAVTGSNGKTSTKELIAAVLARKYKVLSTAGNLNNEIGMPLTLLRLEREHQAAVLELGMNHPGEIDRLAAICRPDVGVITNIAPAHLEGLGSVEGVAAAKAELLVHIRSGGTAVLNSDDAYGAWLASRAQSRVVFFGCTDFAGIRAGQVAVSDDAVTFELIFPEQRAWVKLPVPWRFMVKNALAAAAAGWILGVDAGQIATGLAEFRLVAGRMVVHRTPAGANIIDDTYNANPGSMENAIRSLAALGSGKQGILVAGDMLELGDDAARHHEEIGRMAADAGISRLYLTGDFAARVAHGARQGGMKGGDIFVGTKHDIVRDLARDLNEGDWVLIKGSRSTGMDEIVCDLTREPAPGPDSGE encoded by the coding sequence ATGTCGCTGATACCCTGGACCATTGAAGATATAACGGCTGCAACTGCCGGAGATGTTGTGAATGCGGGCCATCGGACTGATTTTTCCGGCGTGGGCATTGATTCGCGCGATATCGCCGGCAATGACATCTTTGCAGCCATTGTGGGGCCGCGACATGACGGCCATGATTTTCTCCAACAGGTTTTGGATGCCGGTGTGTCCTGTATTATTTGCTGTCGGGACCGGCTGGGAAGCCTGCCTGTGGCGGACTGGAAAAGACAGGGGGTGGCCTGTATCGCCGTGGATGATACCATTCGGGCGCTTGGGGACATGGCCGCATACCAGCGCCGACGGGCTCAGATATCCGTGGTTGCGGTTACCGGCTCCAACGGAAAGACTTCCACAAAGGAACTGATCGCCGCAGTGCTGGCAAGGAAATACAAAGTGCTTTCCACGGCCGGCAATCTCAATAATGAAATCGGTATGCCCCTGACCCTGCTCAGGCTCGAAAGAGAGCATCAGGCTGCAGTGCTGGAACTGGGCATGAATCATCCCGGAGAAATCGACCGGCTGGCCGCAATTTGCCGTCCGGACGTGGGGGTAATTACCAATATCGCACCGGCTCACCTGGAAGGGCTGGGAAGCGTGGAAGGGGTGGCCGCAGCCAAGGCGGAATTGCTCGTTCATATCCGATCCGGGGGCACTGCCGTGCTAAACAGCGACGATGCTTATGGCGCATGGCTGGCCTCCCGGGCACAGAGCCGGGTGGTTTTTTTCGGCTGCACGGACTTTGCCGGGATCAGGGCCGGACAGGTGGCGGTCTCCGATGATGCCGTGACTTTTGAGCTCATATTTCCGGAGCAACGGGCTTGGGTCAAGCTGCCGGTTCCCTGGCGGTTTATGGTGAAAAATGCCCTGGCCGCTGCTGCCGCTGGCTGGATCCTGGGCGTTGACGCCGGGCAGATTGCAACGGGTCTGGCCGAATTCAGGCTGGTTGCCGGAAGAATGGTCGTACACCGCACCCCGGCCGGAGCAAACATTATTGACGATACTTATAACGCCAATCCGGGTTCCATGGAAAACGCCATCCGGTCGCTTGCAGCGCTTGGCAGCGGCAAGCAGGGGATTTTGGTGGCCGGGGACATGCTGGAACTGGGTGATGATGCAGCCCGGCATCATGAAGAGATTGGCCGTATGGCTGCTGATGCCGGGATCAGCCGGCTTTATCTTACAGGTGATTTTGCCGCCCGTGTGGCACACGGTGCCCGGCAGGGAGGGATGAAAGGCGGTGACATTTTCGTGGGCACCAAGCACGACATTGTCCGGGATCTGGCCCGGGATCTCAATGAAGGCGACTGGGTGCTGATCAAGGGTTCCCGAAGCACCGGCATGGATGAAATCGTTTGTGACCTTACACGGGAGCCGGCGCCCGGACCGGATTCAGGGGAGTAA
- the ftsW gene encoding putative lipid II flippase FtsW codes for MAARPTTHKSGNSATPDLMLIFPVIMLVGIGIAMVYSASSEIALRYYAGEYYFFTRQLINAMLGLSAMLVCMVLPYRVFKPLSYLLLLGATILLAIVLLTGAGHSAGGATRWLRVMGVSFQPSELARLALIVFMAYSLTKKQVKVADPTIGFLPHLLVLGVFSVLILMQPDFGTIAIFWVLAWMIMFAGRVPLRHLASAMLLVMPAAVWLLISSDYRLKRYMTFLDPWKYPLDEGYQIIHSLMAFGSGGIFGKGFGEGYQKLFYLPAPHTDFIFSVIGEEGGLVCVLFVVALYMVILWRGLRIAAHARDCFGSLLAFGITASLSLQAIVNMGVNLSLLPTKGLSLPLMSYGGSSMVFQLACVGILLNIGMSEKI; via the coding sequence ATGGCAGCCAGGCCGACAACACATAAATCCGGAAACAGCGCAACCCCGGATCTGATGCTGATCTTTCCGGTCATCATGCTGGTGGGCATCGGCATTGCCATGGTCTACAGCGCCAGCAGTGAAATTGCCCTGCGCTATTACGCGGGTGAGTATTATTTTTTCACCCGGCAGCTGATCAACGCCATGCTTGGCCTTTCCGCCATGCTGGTCTGCATGGTGCTGCCGTATCGTGTTTTTAAGCCGTTGAGCTATTTGCTGCTGCTTGGTGCAACGATTCTGCTGGCAATTGTGCTGCTCACCGGCGCGGGGCATTCCGCGGGCGGGGCCACCAGATGGCTGCGGGTAATGGGGGTGTCGTTTCAGCCCTCGGAGCTGGCGCGGCTGGCATTGATCGTGTTTATGGCCTACTCCCTGACCAAAAAACAGGTAAAGGTGGCGGATCCGACTATCGGGTTTCTGCCGCATCTGCTGGTGCTGGGGGTTTTTTCGGTGCTGATTTTAATGCAGCCGGATTTCGGGACCATTGCCATCTTTTGGGTGCTGGCCTGGATGATCATGTTTGCGGGCCGGGTGCCGCTCCGCCACCTGGCATCGGCCATGCTCCTGGTAATGCCTGCGGCTGTCTGGCTGCTGATTTCTTCGGATTACCGGCTCAAGCGGTACATGACGTTTCTGGATCCATGGAAATATCCCCTGGACGAGGGCTACCAGATCATTCATTCCCTTATGGCTTTCGGTTCCGGCGGTATTTTTGGGAAAGGATTCGGGGAGGGTTATCAGAAGCTGTTTTATCTGCCTGCGCCGCATACGGATTTCATTTTTTCGGTGATCGGCGAGGAAGGCGGATTGGTCTGTGTTTTGTTTGTGGTGGCATTGTACATGGTGATTCTCTGGAGGGGTTTGAGAATTGCCGCCCATGCGCGGGATTGTTTCGGGTCCCTGCTGGCTTTCGGCATTACCGCCTCGCTTAGCCTGCAGGCCATCGTTAATATGGGCGTTAACCTTAGCCTGCTGCCGACCAAAGGGCTGAGCCTGCCCCTGATGAGCTATGGCGGCTCGTCCATGGTGTTTCAGCTGGCTTGCGTGGGCATTTTGTTAAACATTGGAATGTCGGAAAAAATATGA